The following proteins come from a genomic window of Candidatus Neomarinimicrobiota bacterium:
- a CDS encoding zinc ribbon domain-containing protein, giving the protein MPMYDYKCKLCNHVFDELVSFSTLDSDIECPKCKVKNAERLLSAPHISTNSNSVSSNNGCSAPTGFS; this is encoded by the coding sequence ATGCCTATGTATGATTACAAGTGCAAGTTGTGTAATCATGTGTTTGATGAATTGGTTTCTTTTTCTACTTTAGATTCGGATATTGAATGTCCAAAGTGCAAGGTAAAAAACGCTGAGCGATTGCTTTCCGCGCCGCACATATCCACGAACAGTAATTCAGTTTCGTCAAATAATGGTTGCTCAGCCCCAACCGGGTTTTCATGA
- a CDS encoding DUF302 domain-containing protein: MDYGYQRIIDKSFDEVDVAIRETLKEQGFGVLTEIAVDETLKNKLNEDFRRYKILGACHPPTAFHALSEEPEIGLLLPCNVTLWENDDGSVTLSAINAKKMLSVTGRDDLDELANQVNSWLKTAVDAV, translated from the coding sequence ATGGATTATGGTTATCAAAGAATAATTGATAAATCGTTTGATGAAGTTGATGTTGCCATCAGGGAGACGTTAAAGGAACAAGGATTTGGGGTATTAACCGAAATAGCAGTTGACGAAACACTAAAGAACAAACTGAATGAAGATTTCCGCCGCTACAAAATTTTAGGCGCTTGTCATCCGCCCACAGCATTTCATGCATTGTCAGAAGAACCGGAAATTGGATTATTACTACCCTGCAATGTAACCCTTTGGGAAAATGACGATGGATCAGTTACGTTGTCTGCGATTAATGCTAAAAAAATGTTGTCCGTAACTGGGCGGGATGATTTGGATGAGCTGGCAAACCAGGTGAATAGCTGGCTAAAGACTGCCGTGGATGCTGTATGA
- a CDS encoding rhodanese-like domain-containing protein, translating into MKLTIIIIVAGIFGLMACKSFFGNKINLTAITSEKGVELYDNGEYVFLDVRTAKEHHVKAIPNTPLVPVQELESRIGELEQYRNKKIVVYCRSGNRSGKATTILNKHGFDAVNLSGGMIRWNGPVTSNE; encoded by the coding sequence ATGAAATTAACCATCATTATTATAGTTGCTGGAATTTTTGGTCTCATGGCTTGCAAATCCTTCTTTGGAAACAAGATTAATTTGACAGCAATCACGTCGGAAAAAGGTGTAGAACTATATGACAATGGGGAATATGTTTTCTTAGATGTCAGAACAGCTAAAGAACATCATGTAAAAGCTATACCGAATACACCGCTTGTCCCGGTGCAGGAACTCGAATCCAGAATTGGGGAATTGGAACAGTATCGGAATAAAAAGATTGTAGTTTACTGCCGCAGCGGGAACCGATCGGGAAAGGCGACAACAATTTTAAACAAACATGGATTTGATGCGGTGAATTTATCGGGAGGAATGATCCGATGGAATGGTCCGGTTACATCTAATGAATAA
- a CDS encoding amidohydrolase, whose protein sequence is MQKLSTVFFLIFTFLSGQTTIDKATATHLESIIALRHQIHKNPELGNREFKTAELVAKHLKNLGFDDVETGIAYTGVVGILKGGKPGGVVAVRADMDGLPVTEDTDLPFKSTVRTTYLDKEVGVMHACGHDIHTSVQLGVASVLATIRDEIPGTIKFIFQPAEEGPPPGEEGGAGLMLAEGVFDDPTPSAIFGLHTHSGLEVGQIGMTIGPSMAAVDHFTIIIEGKQSHGAYPHKSVDPIIMATEVVSAFQTIRSRSLSPLEPSVITVGIIRGGERFNIIPSEVYMEGTVRTYNPGTRDKVEKRMNEILEGITKAYGGSFKLKYNRGTPATINNPALSERMIPTLKRVIGDDNVLMMEPVMGGEDFAYFANEVPGMYYRLGVVKPGTTSGWVHTPTFRADDSCLEVGIRAMSNLLLDYLQSLKNP, encoded by the coding sequence ATGCAAAAACTAAGTACAGTATTTTTCCTGATTTTTACATTTTTATCTGGTCAAACCACAATTGACAAAGCAACTGCAACGCACCTAGAAAGTATTATTGCACTAAGACATCAGATTCATAAGAATCCTGAACTCGGAAACCGTGAATTCAAAACAGCAGAACTTGTCGCCAAGCATTTGAAAAACCTCGGGTTTGATGATGTTGAAACCGGCATTGCTTACACGGGTGTTGTCGGTATTTTAAAAGGAGGAAAACCAGGCGGGGTGGTGGCAGTTCGGGCAGATATGGACGGGCTACCGGTGACAGAAGATACTGACTTGCCATTTAAATCTACTGTCCGTACAACCTATCTCGATAAAGAAGTCGGAGTGATGCACGCCTGCGGACATGATATTCATACTTCTGTCCAATTGGGAGTTGCTTCAGTCCTTGCTACCATTCGAGATGAAATTCCAGGTACAATTAAATTTATTTTTCAGCCGGCGGAAGAAGGCCCACCACCGGGAGAAGAAGGTGGAGCAGGTTTAATGCTGGCGGAGGGTGTTTTTGATGATCCAACACCCAGCGCAATTTTCGGACTTCACACCCATTCAGGATTGGAAGTCGGGCAAATCGGTATGACTATCGGCCCATCCATGGCGGCGGTGGATCATTTCACAATTATAATCGAGGGAAAACAGTCCCATGGTGCTTATCCACATAAATCCGTAGATCCTATTATCATGGCTACCGAAGTCGTGAGCGCGTTCCAGACAATCCGTTCTCGATCTCTCTCTCCTCTTGAGCCCAGTGTAATTACAGTGGGAATTATCCGCGGTGGAGAGCGTTTCAATATTATTCCTTCGGAAGTGTACATGGAAGGAACGGTGCGCACGTATAATCCGGGAACGCGGGACAAAGTGGAAAAACGTATGAATGAAATCTTGGAAGGTATTACCAAAGCGTACGGTGGGTCGTTTAAACTCAAATATAATCGCGGTACACCGGCGACCATCAATAATCCTGCTTTATCGGAACGAATGATTCCGACTCTCAAGCGGGTTATAGGCGATGACAATGTGCTTATGATGGAGCCTGTGATGGGCGGTGAAGATTTTGCTTACTTCGCGAATGAAGTTCCCGGTATGTACTATCGCCTCGGTGTTGTTAAACCAGGCACCACTTCGGGTTGGGTGCACACGCCTACGTTTAGGGCAGATGATAGTTGCCTTGAAGTTGGAATAAGAGCCATGAGTAATTTATTATTGGACTATCTTCAATCTTTAAAGAATCCATAA
- a CDS encoding T9SS type A sorting domain-containing protein yields the protein MLTKKSIIKKFSSFIFVILFPLFVKGQNTVCFTIEDNPNPNDPALGVFTKYVRVLDCIDIYAESNITDEKVLHVAAVAAELLDNDEDGVVDDPLIQSSLAGLNTVMPIFNSENGSAIDLFSDNFDDCAGAVLFRNEIDPSEPGHWGSDATVEEVLHTINTCGHVEVYPDLYGLTPNSSDLTHAMDVARGGQFTSIPNPYPNEAWYHYDDNSCEYDCMAMEYLYWCIVTNMGILADAQTCNGIANEWEPCTPALFESTDTLMFNLVTNPDNILPQLAPDGNYCPSQVGLGNELPYGFSLLTVYPNPFNPTTTIRFDIPVKTVQATSLHIFDINGRLVETLFKEITEPGHHEIQWNASNHPSGIYFLQLNSGRDNAFQKIVLVK from the coding sequence ATGTTAACTAAAAAAAGTATCATAAAAAAATTCTCTTCATTCATATTTGTCATCCTTTTTCCATTATTCGTAAAGGGACAAAATACGGTTTGCTTTACCATCGAAGATAATCCAAATCCTAACGACCCAGCCTTAGGTGTATTTACAAAATATGTTCGTGTTTTGGATTGTATTGATATTTATGCAGAATCCAATATCACCGATGAAAAAGTGTTGCACGTTGCAGCGGTGGCAGCAGAATTATTAGATAATGATGAAGATGGCGTTGTGGACGATCCGCTCATTCAATCGTCCTTAGCAGGATTGAATACTGTAATGCCAATTTTTAATTCTGAGAACGGTTCTGCCATTGATCTCTTTTCCGACAATTTTGATGATTGCGCCGGCGCTGTTTTGTTCAGAAACGAAATTGATCCAAGTGAACCCGGGCACTGGGGAAGTGATGCAACCGTCGAAGAAGTTTTGCACACAATCAATACTTGTGGACATGTAGAAGTGTATCCTGATTTATATGGTTTGACGCCTAATTCATCTGATTTAACACATGCCATGGACGTGGCTCGAGGTGGACAATTTACGTCGATTCCAAATCCATACCCGAATGAAGCTTGGTATCATTATGATGATAATTCCTGTGAATACGATTGCATGGCAATGGAATATCTGTATTGGTGCATTGTAACGAATATGGGAATTCTTGCCGATGCCCAAACGTGCAACGGCATCGCAAATGAATGGGAACCGTGCACACCAGCTTTATTTGAATCCACAGATACTTTGATGTTTAATTTGGTAACAAATCCGGACAATATACTTCCCCAACTTGCACCTGATGGAAATTATTGTCCTAGCCAAGTTGGACTTGGAAATGAATTGCCTTACGGTTTTTCATTATTAACAGTTTATCCAAATCCGTTTAATCCCACAACCACAATCCGGTTTGATATTCCGGTAAAGACGGTTCAGGCAACGTCTTTACACATTTTTGATATCAACGGACGATTGGTTGAAACATTGTTTAAAGAAATTACTGAGCCGGGACATCATGAAATCCAATGGAATGCATCAAATCATCCGAGCGGAATTTATTTTCTACAGTTAAATTCAGGACGTGATAATGCTTTCCAAAAAATCGTTCTTGTTAAATAA
- a CDS encoding DUF4340 domain-containing protein, giving the protein MTNNLKILLVGLAVILAAYFLNSYTQKSRHVPKHIIFNVDQSNISAFTIINGGDSLSLLLSNVWTIAKHDSLEVKEKVMDNFLDRTLKVKRGTIISRKKEKWGTYSVDEIQGTTLSVLDGNGKDAGSAVFGTSKSDFSRNYVRIGDDPNVYQTDISIIYQLQTNPTYWGQVSDSIDTSSNEF; this is encoded by the coding sequence ATGACGAATAATTTGAAGATTTTACTGGTTGGGTTGGCTGTAATCCTGGCTGCTTATTTCCTGAATTCATATACACAAAAAAGCAGACACGTTCCTAAGCACATTATTTTCAATGTCGATCAATCTAACATTTCTGCATTTACAATCATTAATGGTGGGGACAGCCTTTCGTTACTTCTTTCGAACGTTTGGACCATTGCAAAACATGATTCTTTAGAAGTGAAGGAAAAAGTAATGGATAATTTTCTGGACCGAACTTTAAAAGTAAAACGTGGAACCATTATATCAAGAAAAAAGGAAAAATGGGGAACCTATTCCGTGGATGAAATTCAGGGAACCACATTAAGTGTGTTAGATGGAAACGGAAAGGATGCTGGTTCAGCAGTATTTGGAACATCCAAATCGGATTTTTCTCGAAATTATGTACGCATTGGTGATGATCCGAATGTGTACCAGACGGACATCAGTATTATTTATCAGCTTCAAACAAATCCGACTTATTGGGGACAAGTATCTGATTCGATAGATACATCCTCGAATGAATTTTAG
- a CDS encoding GldG family protein, with amino-acid sequence MDLKKSAYLAPAILATALVVLNIVSRDKFSRLDLTDNDQFTLSISSRNVLDSIDDLLIMKVYFSDDLPGELGNTRRYLQDILEEYEAYGNNNVRFEFYAPESDEALEEDAQKSGIIPVQIQVVENDKIEVKKVFMGLSILYEDRREVLPVIQTTTGLEYDITTKIKKLVETNKQTVGLATLNGKSDQLENVQRLISERYLVRNIDLADPVPFNINLILVRGVTDTLSDSVKSNLEDFLARSGNMVLAQSRVNASLSTQQGTDIQSDIFEILDAYGLHLENNLVLDRVCSRVNVGRNMGMIRMNVPMEYPFLPLVRSFNEDEPLVSGLEQMLLFFPSEISIIDSLIPNVSVRPLFSSSDGSAIMSGFYNLSPEPQANPIFQRLNKPGKIVGARSEKVDPSTGLLSQVILISDIRFLDDGSGAESAENHIFLMNSVDYLMGDHGLIELRSRQITSRPLKELSDGERRNWKWLNIFMPTVLIIGFGLFRNRKQKNIARRLEELYDE; translated from the coding sequence ATGGATTTGAAAAAATCAGCTTATCTGGCTCCGGCAATTTTGGCGACAGCACTCGTCGTTCTAAATATTGTATCCCGTGATAAATTTTCAAGGCTAGACTTAACGGACAACGATCAGTTTACCTTATCCATATCTAGCAGAAATGTACTAGACAGTATAGATGATTTACTGATAATGAAAGTGTATTTTTCTGATGATCTTCCGGGTGAGCTTGGGAATACCCGCCGCTATTTGCAGGACATTCTCGAAGAGTACGAAGCGTATGGTAATAATAATGTACGGTTTGAATTTTATGCTCCGGAATCGGATGAAGCATTGGAAGAAGATGCACAAAAATCCGGAATTATTCCGGTCCAGATTCAGGTTGTTGAGAATGATAAAATTGAAGTGAAAAAAGTATTTATGGGTTTATCCATTTTATACGAAGATAGGAGAGAAGTATTACCGGTAATCCAAACCACCACCGGTTTAGAATACGATATAACAACCAAAATTAAAAAATTGGTTGAAACAAATAAACAAACAGTTGGACTTGCTACTTTAAACGGAAAAAGCGATCAACTTGAAAACGTCCAACGATTGATTTCTGAACGCTATTTGGTGCGTAATATTGACCTCGCAGATCCGGTACCATTTAATATCAATCTAATTTTAGTTCGCGGTGTAACAGATACACTTTCAGATTCGGTAAAATCGAATCTTGAAGATTTTCTCGCTCGTAGCGGAAATATGGTATTGGCGCAATCACGGGTGAATGCAAGTTTATCCACACAGCAAGGGACAGATATCCAATCGGATATATTTGAAATCTTAGATGCTTACGGACTTCATTTGGAAAATAATCTTGTTCTTGACCGGGTTTGTTCCCGCGTAAATGTTGGTAGAAATATGGGGATGATTCGAATGAATGTTCCAATGGAATATCCATTTTTGCCTTTGGTAAGGTCTTTTAACGAAGATGAACCACTCGTAAGCGGACTTGAACAAATGCTACTCTTTTTCCCCAGCGAGATTTCCATAATAGATTCTCTAATACCGAACGTTTCGGTTCGTCCACTTTTTTCGAGTTCTGATGGTTCAGCGATTATGAGTGGATTTTATAATTTGAGCCCGGAGCCGCAGGCAAACCCTATTTTTCAGAGGCTGAACAAACCGGGGAAAATTGTTGGGGCGAGATCAGAAAAAGTGGATCCATCCACCGGACTATTGAGTCAGGTAATTCTTATTTCTGATATAAGGTTTTTGGATGACGGTTCAGGCGCTGAATCTGCAGAAAACCACATTTTTTTAATGAATTCTGTCGATTATCTAATGGGCGATCACGGGTTGATTGAACTTCGCTCGAGGCAAATTACCAGCAGACCGCTAAAGGAACTTTCGGATGGAGAACGACGCAATTGGAAATGGTTGAATATTTTCATGCCAACTGTACTTATAATCGGATTTGGATTATTCAGAAATCGAAAACAAAAAAACATAGCGCGTAGGCTAGAAGAATTGTATGACGAATAA
- a CDS encoding ABC transporter permease subunit produces the protein MGNIKAVYLKEVRGYFNTPMAYIFLTIFALVNGYFFTNTFFLIGQSDLRSLFSTIPLVYLFFIPAVSMGLIARERNIGTIEIMNTLPLKTNEFVIGKFLAALTLILVALAVTSIHFFTLIQVGDNVDTGAVISGYIGLALVGALYTSIGTFASSVTENQVVSFIIGVFIVLTFWLLDKLLIFIPTSVAGLVQYLAVEYHLSNISRGVIDTRNLVYFFSIIGFFLYLTIHMLDLRKWKAG, from the coding sequence ATGGGTAACATAAAAGCTGTTTATCTCAAAGAAGTGCGGGGATATTTCAACACTCCGATGGCTTACATTTTTCTTACCATTTTTGCACTTGTAAACGGATACTTTTTCACCAACACCTTTTTCCTGATCGGGCAGTCAGATTTGAGATCGTTATTTAGTACTATTCCGCTCGTTTATTTATTTTTCATTCCTGCTGTATCAATGGGACTTATTGCTCGGGAGCGAAATATCGGAACCATAGAAATCATGAATACACTCCCGCTGAAGACTAATGAATTTGTCATCGGAAAATTTCTGGCAGCTTTGACATTGATTTTGGTAGCCTTAGCAGTAACATCAATTCATTTTTTCACACTCATTCAGGTTGGCGATAATGTAGATACCGGCGCCGTCATTAGCGGCTATATTGGTCTTGCGCTCGTGGGCGCGTTGTACACCTCAATTGGAACGTTTGCAAGTAGTGTTACTGAGAATCAAGTTGTCTCTTTTATTATTGGTGTTTTTATCGTTTTGACATTTTGGCTTTTGGACAAATTGCTAATTTTTATTCCCACTTCAGTAGCAGGTTTGGTTCAATACCTTGCGGTGGAATATCATTTATCAAATATTTCACGCGGTGTTATTGATACTCGAAATCTTGTCTATTTCTTTTCTATTATTGGATTCTTTTTATATCTAACAATCCATATGTTAGACCTTAGAAAATGGAAAGCTGGTTAA